GCTCAGGATTTCGGCAGGAGGCTCCCGCTCGCCCTTGGACAAGGTCAGGGCTCGCTCACGCCTCCTAATCGCCTCAATATAAAACCGGCGCCTATTCTCCCCCGAGATTTTCAGCGCCGGTTTTAAAGGGCCTCCCGAAATCGGGAGAACCAGGCCGCTCATCTACTTCCGGCCAACTTGTTCGCAGAGCAAAGGCGGGGTGTGCGAAGATCAAAAAATTGGATGCGAAGCTCTGCATCACCAAGATGCCTTGCGCTCCTGAGGCCGGTCAATAACAAACAGGGCGCGGTATTTACTTAGTCGATAACAAACAAGGTGGCATTGGAATTTGGCTGGCTGATGTATACTGTGCCGAACTCGAATTATTGCGGGGCTTTTTAAGTTATTTTTTAATCCCTGCATGCCAAAAGCTGTGGGGAGCTACTTATTAAGGGTTCGAAGAACACCATAAACTTTTTACCTTGACCAGCAGCAGCCCCGGTCGGGAGGGTCCGTATGGACCTAATAATTATTCGTCTCGTTTTCATTTCTGTTGTTGCAGTCGCCTGTTACCACTTAAGACCGTTCGGATTAGCAAACCTGCCCGCATGGATCGCGGCGTGCGTCGGCGTGGTGATTGGCCTGATGGTGGTGTGGTTTGAAGCGCGCCTGCGCGTAGTGAGCCTGAAGCGGCTGATCGGGGCCGTGATCGGCAGCATCCTGGGCATTCTGGGCGCTTACCTCTTCAGCGTTGTCATCAAGAACAGCATCACGCATTCAGAAACGCAGCGTTTCCTCATGCTGATGGTCATGCTTTTGATGTCATACGTTGGGTTGATTGTGGGCGCCAACAAGGGCGACCTGCTGAACCTGGCGGCGCTGGGCGGAATCTTTGGCGCGGAAAAACAAGGGCGCAAAAGCTTCAAAATCCTGGACACCAGCGTGATCATTGATGGCCGCATTGCCGATATTGCCGATACCGGCTTCCTGGACGGCGTGGTAGTGATCCCGCAGTTTGTCCTGCGCGAACTGCAACTGGTGGCCGACTCAGCCGATTCACTCAAACGCAATCGCGGACGCCGCGGGCTGGATATTCTTCAGCGAGTGCAAAAGATGGTGACGGTGAGTGTGCAGATTGTGGAAGACGATTTTCCCACGGTTCGCGAAGTTGACCTGAAACTGATTGAGCTGGCCAAAGTGTATGAGGGGAAAATCATTACTAATGATTTCAACCTGAACAAAGTGGCGCAGCTGCAGGGCGTTGAGGTGCTGAACATCAATGAGCTGGCCAATGCGCTAAAGCCGATTGTGTTGCCGGGCGAGACGATGCGCGTCTTCATCCTGAAAGAAGGCAAGGAATACAACCAGGGCGTGGCTTATTTAGATGATGGCACGATGGTAGTGGTGGACAACGCCCGCAAGCTCATCGGCAAGAACGTGGATATTGCCGTGACGTCTGTGCTGCAAACTACGGCCGGCAAGATGATCTTTGGCAAGTTCGATGAGCGCAGCCGCGCGGGTGAGAGAATCGAACCGAAAGCCGAAGGCGCAAAGCCTGAAGTGAGAAAGCCGATCATCGTGGAGTCAACGCCGCATTCACAACCGGAGTGATTTCAGGATTGCGAAAATCGCCGGAATTCCACCCGAGCAAGCCAAAATCGGGCTTGCCGGAGACCCCGGTTGCCAAAGATTGCCAGATTGAAAAGGAAAAACCTTAATGCGAACTGCGCGGAAAGTAAATTTGCTCTTTTCGTTCCCGTCTCCTTTTACGCTGATCCTATGTCCGCAGGTCAATGGACCTGCGGTTGTGGTGAATCGCCTATAGCTCGCATACAATAAAGCCAGCTTGTTACCTGCTTGAGAAAGCGAATAGGGCGCGTTCTCGGAGCCTACCCGATGTCTTGGCACACCATACACCGCATTCTAATGGTCTTGATGCTTTGCTCTGCTCTGCCATGGGAAGCAAGAGCTTCAGCGGAAGGCTTGTGGCAGGGCGCGTCTGTGGGGACGGGACAATTACAGGTCACAGTGACAGACCAGAATGGCCAGCCGCTGGCCAGGGTGATTGTGATCGCGCAGCAGAATGACAAAACTGTGGCGCAGGAACGCACAACGCCTTCAGGTAGTGCGCTTTTGCGGCTGGCACCGGGAACGTACAAAATTTTAGTCGAAAAGCAGGGTTTCTATACCACGGCGGTGGCGAAGCTGGAAATTGCAGCCGGGCAACAGTCACCGGTGGAAGTCAAGCTACAGCCGGTGCGCGAGTACAAGGAAGAAATAGAAGTCACGGCGCAGGCATCGCCGATTGATCCGCAGGAAACCAGCAGCGCGCAGGCCATTACCGCGAGCGACATTTCAAATATTCCTTATCCCACCACGCGCGACTATCGCGGCGTGCTGGCTTATATCCCGGGTGTTGTAGCCGACAGCGGGAAGCAGATCCACATTGCCGGAGCTAGCACGCAAGAAATACAGGATTACCTGGATGGCTTTGAAATAAGCCAGCCGGCGGGTGGAGCGCTTTCACTCCGCCTGAACCCGGATTCACTGCACAAGATTGACGTGCGCAGCAGCCGCTATTCATCGCAGTTTGGCAAAGGATCGGGCGGGCTGGTGGACCTGCAGGTGCAGGATGGAGACAACCGGTTTCGCATCAATGCCACGGATTTTTTTCCGACATTCCAAAACGTGAAAGGCTTTCAGCTGAATAACTGGACGCCGCGCGGATATTTTTCCGGGCCGCTGATCAAAGACAAGTTGTGGTTCGACATATCGCATGAAGGCGAGGTGGACTACAACCTGATCAAAGAACTGCCGGACGGCGCGGACACGAACCGGCTGTGGCGCACCGCCGATCTGGGCCGGCTGCGCATGAACCTGACGCCGGGAAACGTGTTGACCGCAAGCGCGGTGCTGAACCTGCAGGATTCGCAGAATGCGGGAATCTCGCCGTTTGATCCGGTCTCAGTCTCATTGCACAACCATAATTATCTTTACCTGCTGGGGCTAAAAGACCAGATCACTCTGGCGCAGGACACGCTGCTGGAGTTTGGCGGAGCATTCCATCGTAACAAGGCATCGTCGCTGCCGCAGGGCGATCTGCCTTACGTGTTGGGGCCGGAAGGGCGCTCCGGAAATTTCTGGGTCACCAATGAAAATATCTCCACGCGCACACAGGGCTTTGCCAATTTGTATCTGAGACCGTGGAAGCTGGCGGGAACGCATCAATTCACGGTGGGCGGACGCGCGGACCGCGTGCTGTATCACGCGAATATTGATCGCGGGATGGTGCAGTTCGTCGACGAAAGCCGAGCGCTGTTGCGGCAAATCACTTTTGCGAACGCGCCGCCCTTCAGCCTGAGTACGCTGGAATCAAGCGCCTATATTCAAGACCGGTGGACGCCGACGCAGCGCGTAATTATTGAAACCGGCGGCCGATGGGACCACGATTCTTATCTGGGCCGCGACTTCTTTTCACCTAGAATTGCCGGGACGATGCTGATCAGCGCGGCCAGCGAAACCAAGTTCAGCGCGGGCATTGGCGTTTACTTTGACCGGTCAAACCTGGCGCTGGCCAGCAATGGATCACAGGGCACGCGGACAGACGAATTTTTCTCTCCACTGGCGGCGGTATTCACGCCGACTTTTACTGTGGATCCAAGGCTGCTCACGCTGCCGCGCTATAACAACTGGAGCGTGGCAGTGGAGCGGAGATTGCCGGGAAAAGTTTATGCTCGACTGGAATACCTGAGCCGGCACGGCGCGCATGGCTGGGACTTTGCCAGCCAGCCAGGAAATAATTTTCTATTGCTGAGCGACAAGAAAGATCGCTATGACGGCGCGCAACTGACGCTGCGCAAAGAGTTGAAGCGTGGATATCCGGCGCTGGTTTCCTACACGCGCTCACGCGCCACTTCAAACCAGACGGTGGACTTTGGCATTGACGCGTTGCTGGTGGGAAACCAGGTGGGCGGAGTGCTGCCGTGGGATTCGCCCAATCAACTGCAGACATGGGGCAGCTATCCTTTGCCGTGGAAGCTCAAGAAGTTTGATATGTCATGGTCCAGCATATGGCGTTCCGGATTCAGCTTTGTAACGGTTGACCAGCTTGGGCAGATCGTTTCCGGCCCGGGGCAGTTTCGCTTTCCAGATTTCTTTACCCTGAACGCGACGGTGGAACGCAAGTTTACGTTTCACGGATATCGGTGGGCGGCACGTATTGGCGTGGACAATATCACGAACCGTGAAAATCCCACCGTGGTGGACAACGACGTAAATTCACCGACTTTCCTGACGTTCTTTGGCACGGACCATCGCACGCTGAACGGACGGATCAGGTTTTTAGGAAAGAAGTAAAACCTAAAACCTTACCGCTGATAACACCGATCAGCCATCGCCGGGATCGCGCGGAATCGCCGACATCGCCGTCATCGGAAAAACCGAAAATCCCACCCAGCGCGTCTCTAATTTAAAAAACGTCGAGATCATGCGCAGAGGTTACCGGCCCGATGTATCCCGCCTTGCGCAATTCATCGATCAACACCTTATCGACGTCATCCTCCGGCCGGAATAACTGATGATAGAGCACAAGTTGCTTGGGCTTTGCAGCATTTGCAATTCCGGCAAGCGCGGTTGTGGATGTGTGGAAGCTCGAATGGTATTTTTGCCAGGCAGGCGTGCGCTGCTGGAACCACACGGTTGAATACACCTCATGCAGCAGGAGATCGCAGCCGTGGCAGGCGCGGGCAATTGCCTGAGTAGGGGCCGTGTCGCCAGAGATCACGATGCTGCGGTCGGCGGTATCAAAACGGTAGCCGTAAGAGAAATCCCAAGTACCGTGGGCGACGGCAAAAGCTCTCACGGTTACGTTCGCGTCTTTGTAAACAATTCCCGGATGAATCTCATGCGCGTTGATGTGATATGCCTTGGCGTTGCCGTGCTCGAGGCCGTGGACGCGAATGTCCACGTCTTTCACATAAGCCGCCTGGATGTGACGCGCCATGGCGGCGATTCCCGGCGGGCCATAGAGTTCCAGCGCTCCAGGACGGCCTTCGACGGCGGGAGTGAGATAGAGATCAGAGAGGCCGGCGGTGTGGTCAGAATGCAGGTGCGTGGTGAAAACGACCTTGAGATTCTTTGGAGTGAGCGCGGTGATGTGCTTATCGCGGGCGGCAGCAGCGGCGCGACGCACCACGCCAGGGCCAAAGTCGACGAGATAAGCGGAGCCGTTCACCACCACGGCAACCGACGGTCCGGAACGGTCAGGATTGATGATGGGAGTACCCGTGCCGAGGATGACGAGCTGGGTGTGAGCGTCCTGGGAGAGTGCGCCCGTCACGCAGAAGAGAAATAGTGCGGAGAATTTAAGAGAAGCGAATTTCATGAGGCTGTAAGAGTTTAATCGTCCTGCTAGGCGCTGGCCAGAGATTTTGGGTAGAACTCCCTGATGCTGCATTTACGTTCGAAACATTCTCGGGGTCCTTCGACGCGCGCATGCTCCCTGCGGTCGCATTCGCTTGCTCAGGATGACAGATCAAGGGCGTCACCGTGAAGCGCACACATTTCTTTTCTTTACGCGCTCCTGCTACAGCAGTTTGAATTCTGGCTCGGGCGTGGCTGCCAGCAGCGTGCGCGTGTACTCGTGCTGGGGGTGCGCGGTGGTTTCTTCCGCGGGGCCAATCTCGACGATTTCTCCGCGGCGCATCACGGCGATGCGGTCACACAAGTAGCGCACCACCGGCATGGAGTGCGAGATGAAGAGATAGGTGAGGCCGAAGTCGCGCTGGAGTTTCTTGAGCAGGTTCACGATTTGCGCGCCGACGCTGACGTCGAGCGCGGAGACGGGCTCATCGCAGACAACAAATTTGGGTTGCAGGACGAGAGCGCGAGCAATGCCGATGCGCTGGCGCTGTCCGCCGGAGAATTCATGGGGATAGCGGCGCAGGGCGGATTCGTCGAGGCCAACGGCACGAAGGATGTCGATGGCGGCTTGGTGCAGATTGGCGGTGCGGGACAAGGGCGCGGTCGATTGTCTGGTTAATTGACCACCGTTAGCAGAGGCTGCTCCGTGGATGACCAGCGGCTCGGTCACGATTTCTTCCACGCGCATGCGCGGGTTGAGCGAGGCAAAGGGATCCTGAAAGATGATCTGCATATCGCGGCGGAGGCGGCGCAGTTCGCTACCATGGGCTGCGAGCACGTCCTGGCCGTTGAAGGTGATGCTGCCGGAAGTGGGCTCAATAAGGCGGAGTAGCATGCGTCCCAGGGTGGTCTTGCCGCAGCCCGATTCGCCGACAAGGCCCAGAGTCTCCCCCTGAGTGATGTCTAGCGAGACGCCATTCACGGCGCGGACCTCGCGCGTGGTTTTGCCGAACATGCCTTCGGCAGTCAGGTAGAGCTTGACGAGATTGCGGATGGAGAGCAGGGGCATGGGATGAATATAAAGGAGCCGTTTAAAAACCGGGAGTCTGTGATACGCTCGCGCGTTGAATCCCATGACAATTTCCAAGGCAGACGATCGCGGCATATTGGTAGCTCTGTTGGGCGACGGGCGATTCTTATTGTCGCTGACAGGTATGGTATTGCTCATCAGTGGAGGCTTTGCGATTGCACAATCAATCAGCGGCCAGCTTCTGCCTCATGACGTGCATGCGCTTGGGATGACTGCGGCGGACCTAAAGCAGCACACCAGCGCGAACCTGGTGCGGTTCATGTTTCATGACCGGGTGGCGTTCGGGGGTACGCTCATTGCGATTGGCATTGCCTATTGGTGGTTGGCCGAGTTTCCCTTGCGCGAGGGAGCAGAGTGGGCGTGGTGGACATATGCGATATCCGGAGTCTGCGGCTTTCTAAGTTTTCTGGCGTATCTGGGATATGGATACCTTGATACCTGGCACGGAGTAGCTACGGCATTTCTATTGCCGGTTTTTGTTGCCGGTCTGTGGCGGGGCAGAAGGCTAGTCCCCGGGTCCCTTACTCCGAGGTCCATATGGGAGAGCGGGCAGCACGCGTCGACCGGTATAGAAGGAACCGGGCGGAAGCTCCTGCTTTTCTGCGGGCTGGGCCTGGTTGGAGCTGGCGCGACGATTCTTGTGGTGGGCATGACATTTGTCTTTGTGCCGCAGGATGTAGCCTTTATTGGAATCCAACCGGACAAGCTGCGAGCTACTTCACCGCTATTGATCCCCGTGCTGGCCCACGATCGAGCGGGGTTCGGAGGTGGCCTGTTTTCCGTCGGGCTGCTTCTGACGATGATCGTGCGGCATGCGCGGCTTTCACGCAGCTTGGTAGAGATGATTGCCTTGATGGGTTTCTGCGGTTTTGCAGCGGCGCTGGGAGTACATTTCGCCATTGGCTACACCGACTTTGTGCACCTGAGCCCGGCCTATGCAGGCTTTGTAATTTTCGCAAGCGGCACAGCGTTGCTGGCGCGAAGCCTTGGCGCCAAGCGTTCCCTGGCTGTATCGGCTGGGAGGTAAAACCTGCGAATGTTTTGAGCCACCGCAAAACGAAATATTTCCGCGGACATGTCCTGCCAAGATGTCCTACTTCGCAATTGAAATGACGAAGCAAATCGGCTAGTCTCTCGCATCTGCTCCTGTTAATCAAAGAGTAAAATAGTGTTTGTCCGCTGGGCCCATTAGTCTGGGATGGAGCTGTGTTTGGTCTTGGGATGAATCCTACG
The genomic region above belongs to Terriglobia bacterium and contains:
- a CDS encoding TRAM domain-containing protein, whose amino-acid sequence is MDLIIIRLVFISVVAVACYHLRPFGLANLPAWIAACVGVVIGLMVVWFEARLRVVSLKRLIGAVIGSILGILGAYLFSVVIKNSITHSETQRFLMLMVMLLMSYVGLIVGANKGDLLNLAALGGIFGAEKQGRKSFKILDTSVIIDGRIADIADTGFLDGVVVIPQFVLRELQLVADSADSLKRNRGRRGLDILQRVQKMVTVSVQIVEDDFPTVREVDLKLIELAKVYEGKIITNDFNLNKVAQLQGVEVLNINELANALKPIVLPGETMRVFILKEGKEYNQGVAYLDDGTMVVVDNARKLIGKNVDIAVTSVLQTTAGKMIFGKFDERSRAGERIEPKAEGAKPEVRKPIIVESTPHSQPE
- a CDS encoding TonB-dependent receptor, with the translated sequence MSWHTIHRILMVLMLCSALPWEARASAEGLWQGASVGTGQLQVTVTDQNGQPLARVIVIAQQNDKTVAQERTTPSGSALLRLAPGTYKILVEKQGFYTTAVAKLEIAAGQQSPVEVKLQPVREYKEEIEVTAQASPIDPQETSSAQAITASDISNIPYPTTRDYRGVLAYIPGVVADSGKQIHIAGASTQEIQDYLDGFEISQPAGGALSLRLNPDSLHKIDVRSSRYSSQFGKGSGGLVDLQVQDGDNRFRINATDFFPTFQNVKGFQLNNWTPRGYFSGPLIKDKLWFDISHEGEVDYNLIKELPDGADTNRLWRTADLGRLRMNLTPGNVLTASAVLNLQDSQNAGISPFDPVSVSLHNHNYLYLLGLKDQITLAQDTLLEFGGAFHRNKASSLPQGDLPYVLGPEGRSGNFWVTNENISTRTQGFANLYLRPWKLAGTHQFTVGGRADRVLYHANIDRGMVQFVDESRALLRQITFANAPPFSLSTLESSAYIQDRWTPTQRVIIETGGRWDHDSYLGRDFFSPRIAGTMLISAASETKFSAGIGVYFDRSNLALASNGSQGTRTDEFFSPLAAVFTPTFTVDPRLLTLPRYNNWSVAVERRLPGKVYARLEYLSRHGAHGWDFASQPGNNFLLLSDKKDRYDGAQLTLRKELKRGYPALVSYTRSRATSNQTVDFGIDALLVGNQVGGVLPWDSPNQLQTWGSYPLPWKLKKFDMSWSSIWRSGFSFVTVDQLGQIVSGPGQFRFPDFFTLNATVERKFTFHGYRWAARIGVDNITNRENPTVVDNDVNSPTFLTFFGTDHRTLNGRIRFLGKK
- a CDS encoding MBL fold metallo-hydrolase, translating into MKFASLKFSALFLFCVTGALSQDAHTQLVILGTGTPIINPDRSGPSVAVVVNGSAYLVDFGPGVVRRAAAAARDKHITALTPKNLKVVFTTHLHSDHTAGLSDLYLTPAVEGRPGALELYGPPGIAAMARHIQAAYVKDVDIRVHGLEHGNAKAYHINAHEIHPGIVYKDANVTVRAFAVAHGTWDFSYGYRFDTADRSIVISGDTAPTQAIARACHGCDLLLHEVYSTVWFQQRTPAWQKYHSSFHTSTTALAGIANAAKPKQLVLYHQLFRPEDDVDKVLIDELRKAGYIGPVTSAHDLDVF
- a CDS encoding ATP-binding cassette domain-containing protein is translated as MPLLSIRNLVKLYLTAEGMFGKTTREVRAVNGVSLDITQGETLGLVGESGCGKTTLGRMLLRLIEPTSGSITFNGQDVLAAHGSELRRLRRDMQIIFQDPFASLNPRMRVEEIVTEPLVIHGAASANGGQLTRQSTAPLSRTANLHQAAIDILRAVGLDESALRRYPHEFSGGQRQRIGIARALVLQPKFVVCDEPVSALDVSVGAQIVNLLKKLQRDFGLTYLFISHSMPVVRYLCDRIAVMRRGEIVEIGPAEETTAHPQHEYTRTLLAATPEPEFKLL